Proteins from a genomic interval of Ferrovibrio terrae:
- the fliI gene encoding flagellar protein export ATPase FliI, with protein MHSLLMDLDRIKDVSFTGRVTSIQGLLVEVAGVERHLSIGSRVHLQTRDHRQVECEVVGFRQNRALLMPYGSLEGIGLGSRAVVGEDQPVIYPDASWRGRVIDGLGRPLDGGPPLVNGTRPYPLRANPPPANSRKRVGAKIDLGVRSINTFISCCRGQRMGIFAGSGVGKSVLLSMMARYTEADVNVVGLIGERGREVQEFIEDDLGKAGLARTVIVVATSDEPALVRRQAAYMTLAVAEYFRDQGAQVLCLMDSVTRFAMAQREIGLSGGEPPTTKGYPPTTFAELPRLLERAGPGTEDGSITGLFTVLVDGDDHNEPIADATRGILDGHIVMERGIAERGRYPAINILRSISRTMPGCNTEDENLLVTRARQLMATYDDMAELIRLGAYRSGSDPKVDEAIRYQPMLETFLKQQKAERANLASGYERLAEIFLQQGA; from the coding sequence ATGCATAGCCTGCTGATGGATCTGGACCGGATCAAGGACGTGAGCTTCACTGGCCGCGTGACCTCGATCCAGGGCCTGCTGGTCGAGGTGGCCGGCGTGGAGCGCCATCTGTCCATCGGCTCGCGCGTGCATCTGCAGACCCGCGATCACCGCCAGGTGGAATGCGAAGTGGTCGGCTTCCGCCAGAACCGCGCCCTGCTGATGCCCTATGGCTCGCTGGAAGGTATCGGCTTGGGCAGCCGCGCCGTGGTGGGCGAAGACCAGCCGGTGATCTATCCCGATGCCAGCTGGCGCGGCCGCGTCATCGACGGTCTCGGCCGTCCGCTGGATGGCGGCCCGCCGCTGGTGAATGGCACCCGCCCCTATCCTTTGCGCGCCAATCCGCCGCCGGCCAATTCGCGCAAACGCGTCGGCGCCAAGATCGATCTGGGCGTGCGCTCGATCAACACCTTCATCTCCTGCTGCCGTGGCCAGCGCATGGGCATCTTCGCCGGTTCGGGCGTGGGTAAATCCGTGCTGCTGTCGATGATGGCGCGCTACACCGAAGCCGATGTCAACGTGGTCGGCCTGATCGGCGAGCGCGGCCGCGAGGTGCAGGAATTCATCGAGGACGATCTGGGCAAGGCCGGCCTTGCCCGCACCGTGATCGTGGTGGCAACCTCGGACGAACCCGCCCTGGTGCGCCGCCAGGCCGCCTATATGACGCTGGCGGTGGCGGAGTATTTCCGTGACCAGGGCGCGCAGGTGCTCTGCCTGATGGACTCGGTGACACGCTTTGCCATGGCGCAGCGCGAGATCGGCCTGTCGGGCGGCGAACCGCCGACCACCAAGGGTTATCCGCCGACCACCTTTGCCGAACTGCCACGGCTTCTCGAGCGTGCAGGTCCGGGCACGGAAGACGGCAGCATCACCGGCCTGTTCACGGTGCTGGTCGACGGCGACGACCATAACGAACCGATTGCCGATGCCACGCGCGGTATTCTCGACGGCCATATCGTGATGGAACGCGGCATCGCCGAACGCGGCCGCTACCCCGCCATCAACATCCTGCGCTCGATCTCGCGTACCATGCCGGGCTGCAACACCGAGGACGAAAACCTGCTGGTGACGCGGGCGCGCCAGCTGATGGCCACCTATGACGACATGGCCGAACTGATCCGGCTCGGCGCCTATCGCAGCGGCTCCGATCCCAAGGTGGACGAGGCGATCCGCTATCAGCCGATGCTGGAAACCTTCCTCAAGCAGCAGAAGGCCGAGCGCGCCAATCTGGCTTCGGGCTACGAACGGCTGGCGGAAATCTTCCTGCAGCAGGGCGCGTGA
- a CDS encoding DMT family transporter codes for MTARTWLLLIALSILWGGSFFFIGVAVTALPPFTIVAARVVLAMLVLLLVLRGMGIALPRGSSLWLAFIGLGLLNNAIPFTLFVWAQAQMPSGLASILNATTPISTALVAHAFTTDEKLTPGRILGVLLGLAGVAVMLGPDLLAGLGDNLLAQGACLLATLSYACAAVYGRRFRRFGVAPLVMAAGQLIVSGVLILPLALLVEQPWRLPFPGWPVLAALAGLAVLSTALAYVIYFRIMNAAGSNVNLVTLLVPVSAILLGVLVLGESLLPRHLAGFGVIALGLAAIDGRVFTLLRKQQT; via the coding sequence ATGACGGCCCGCACGTGGCTGCTGTTGATTGCCCTGTCGATCCTGTGGGGCGGCTCGTTCTTTTTCATCGGTGTCGCCGTTACGGCGCTGCCACCCTTCACCATTGTCGCCGCCCGCGTCGTGCTGGCCATGCTGGTGCTGTTGCTGGTGCTGCGCGGGATGGGGATCGCGCTGCCGCGCGGCAGCAGTCTGTGGCTCGCTTTTATTGGCCTGGGGCTTCTGAACAATGCGATTCCCTTCACGCTGTTTGTCTGGGCACAGGCGCAGATGCCGAGCGGGCTGGCCTCGATCCTGAATGCCACCACGCCGATCTCGACGGCGCTGGTCGCGCATGCCTTCACCACGGATGAGAAACTGACGCCGGGCCGTATCCTCGGCGTGCTGCTGGGGCTGGCCGGCGTCGCCGTGATGCTGGGACCGGACCTGCTGGCCGGGCTCGGTGATAACCTGCTGGCGCAGGGCGCCTGCCTGCTCGCCACGCTGTCCTATGCCTGTGCCGCCGTCTATGGCCGTCGCTTCCGGCGCTTCGGCGTCGCGCCGCTGGTCATGGCCGCCGGACAGTTGATCGTCTCGGGCGTGCTGATTTTGCCGCTGGCGCTGCTGGTCGAACAGCCATGGCGGCTGCCGTTTCCGGGTTGGCCTGTGCTGGCGGCGCTGGCGGGTCTTGCCGTGCTGTCGACCGCACTGGCCTATGTGATCTATTTCCGCATCATGAACGCGGCCGGCAGCAATGTGAATCTGGTGACTCTGCTGGTGCCGGTCAGTGCGATCCTGCTGGGCGTGCTGGTGCTGGGAGAAAGCCTGCTGCCGCGGCATCTCGCCGGCTTCGGCGTAATCGCGCTGGGACTTGCCGCCATCGACGGGCGCGTCTTCACGTTGCTACGGAAACAGCAGACCTGA